A genomic region of Saccopteryx bilineata isolate mSacBil1 chromosome 1, mSacBil1_pri_phased_curated, whole genome shotgun sequence contains the following coding sequences:
- the PALM3 gene encoding paralemmin-3 isoform X2 encodes MAESSLYRQRLEVIAEKRRLQEEIRAALGELEEEKLRVERLKRKSLRERWLMDGAEAPEGLEDTTLQDSQSPEGQAQARIRNLEDSLFTLQSQLQLLQSASTGAQHKPSGRFTWRRQGHRPSSQPTVEVDTAGQTDLNKRASLPAEPVDTFLESLSEPRDEAVGVLLVPRQVPEAAGASEANGPCARPSPPLEQEQNQGVTASEGAVGEAKGGGVVKVVWEGLRATEDCARGVTGPELEAKVEEMVLEAIGDRLEANRPELPSWVKEDRGVVEVVWEGVGGTEGSDSEAAREVGRSPQTAQTSSPRLQEGLEGEASGEGAPRSSPDGFRQGGSGGEEGSFIWVERVTLSEEWEELLVEGLEGPRVPGIMEGGDESPLGLERGGGEETWAMERRRAEELLGTGKKGSAEKAGTEWEGVEIALVAERKGTEEAMKLERRGDEGKVETERECFEGLRATEEPPSAESQETEGPLRAERETGEEPLGVEQSGGEEKLEAGKEVEEPLGVESKTVEGSLRAEKERGEEKLGVEKETEEPLVVEKKGDEEKLEATEEPLMTERKEGEGSLTMERTVDKKPLDAEKKDEDSLKKEATGGEEPLEVKKTQEIKKAVSPEEQRKSGRGNECQAEEVSEAWTPVEAKEGLRPEEGGPQQPQKQEGSLEEEAVKLQTPAEGQDPSGDATPLLAETPAPEQPTECQPLLLVEGPRANPSTHPVPTYAPAQQPEPSAPPEGEEASGPKQKTCQCCVVM; translated from the exons ATGGCAGAGAGCTCCCTCTACCGTCAGCGATTAGAGGTCATCGCG GAGAAGCGGCGGCTGCAGGAAGAGATCCGTGCGGCGCTcggggagctggaggaggagaagcTCCGCGTGGAGAGGCTCAAG AGAAAGTCTCTTCGGGAGCGGTGGCTAATGGATGGGGCTGAGGCACCTGAGGGACTGGAGGACACCACCTTGCAGGACTCCCAGTCCCCTGAGGGCCAAGCGCAGGCCCGCATCCGGAACCTGGAAGACAGCTTGTTCAC ACTCCAGTCTCAGCTGCAGCTGTTGCAAAGTGCATCTACAGGTGCCCAGCACAAGCCTTCTGGCAGGTTCACCTGGCGCAGGCAG GGTCACCGTCCATCCTCCCAGCCCACCGTGGAAGTAGATACTGCAG GCCAGACTGATCTGAACAAGAGAGCCTCCTTACCAGCTGAACCAGTGGACACATTCCTGGAGTCCCTGTCTGAGCCCAGAGATGAGGCTGTCGGGGTTCTGCTAGTCCCAAGGCAGGTTCCTGAAGCAGCAGGGGCCTCAGAAGCCAATGGCCCTTGCGCAAGACCCAGCCCCCCTCTAGAGCAGGAGCAGAATCAGGGAGTGACAGCATCTGAGGGGGCGGTGGGTGAGGCCAAAGGAGGGGGTGTGGTGAAGGTGGTGTGGGAGGGGCTGAGGGCTACAGAGGACTGTGCCAGGGGGGTCACGGGCCCAGAGCTGGAGGCTAAGGTGGAGGAGATGGTGCTGGAGGCCATTGGGGACAGGCTGGAAGCCAACCGTCCAGAACTCCCATCCTGGGTGAAGGAGGACAGGGGTGTCGTGGAGGTGGTCTGGGAAGGGGTGGGAGGCACAGAGGGCAGTGATTCAGAGGCTGCTAGGGAGGTGGGCAGGAGCCCACAGACTGCGCAGACCAGCTCACCCAGGCTCCAGGAAGGACTAGAGGGAGAAGCTTCTGGGGAAGGGGCTCCCAGGAGCAGCCCTGATGGCTTCAGGCAGGGGGGttctgggggggaggagggatccTTCATTTGGGTGGAGCGTGTGACCCTCAGTGAGGAATGGGAGGAACTTCTGGTGGAGGGGCTGGAAGGGCCAAGGGTACCTGGAATAATGGAGGGAGGAGATGAGAGTCCTCTGGGGttggagagggggggaggggaggaaacctGGGCAATGGAGAGGAGGCGGGCAGAGGAACTGCTGGGCACAGGGAAGAAGGGGAGTGCGGAAAAGGCAGGGACCGAATGGGAAGGAGTGGAGATAGCGCTGGTTGCGGAGAGGAAAGGAACGGAGGAAGCCATGAAgctagagaggagaggagatgaaggaaaggtggagacagagagggaatgcTTTGAGGGGCTGAGGGCCACGGAGGAACCACCGTCAGCAGAAAGCCAGGAAACGGAAGGACCTTTGAGAGCAGAGAGGGAAACAGGTGAGGAGCCATTGGGAGTAGAACAGAGTGGAGGTGAGgaaaagctggaggcagggaaggaagTTGAGGAACCATTGGGAGTAGAGAGCAAGACAGTTGAGGGATCATTAagggcagagaaggaaagaggtgagGAAAAACTCggggtggagaaggaaactgaggaacCCCTGGTtgtagagaagaaaggagatgaagAAAAGCTAGAGGCGACTGAAGAACCACtgatgacagagagaaaggagggggagggatcaTTAACAATGGAGAGAACGGTGGACAAGAAGCCACTGGATGcagagaaaaaagatgaggacTCACTGAAGAAAGAGGCAACGGGAGGTGAGGAGCCATTAGAGGTAAAGAAGACCCAAGAGATCAAGAAAGCTGTGAGTCCAGAAGAGCAAAGAAAGTCAGGAAGAGGAAATGAATGTCAGGCAGAGGAGGTGAGTGAGGCATGGACTCCTGTGGAGGCCAAGGAAGGGCTAAGGCCTGAGGAAGGAGGACCACAGCAGCCCCAGAAGCAGgagggctccctggaggaggaaGCAGTAAAGCTCCAAACTCCTGCTGAGGGCCAGGACCCCTCAGGGGATGCCACCCCTCTCCTGGCAGAGACCCCAGCTCCTGAGCAGCCCACTGAGTGCCAGCCACTGCTTCTAGTGGAGGGGCCGAGGGCCAACCCTAGTACCCACCCTGTGCCCACCTATGCACCTGCCCAGCAACCTGAGCCATCTGCTCCTCCTGAGGGTGAAGAGGCAAGTGGCCCTAAGCAAAAGACGTGCCAGTGTTGTGTGGTGATGTGA
- the PALM3 gene encoding paralemmin-3 isoform X1, with protein MALQSQVWSPATPIPMAESSLYRQRLEVIAEKRRLQEEIRAALGELEEEKLRVERLKRKSLRERWLMDGAEAPEGLEDTTLQDSQSPEGQAQARIRNLEDSLFTLQSQLQLLQSASTGAQHKPSGRFTWRRQGHRPSSQPTVEVDTAGQTDLNKRASLPAEPVDTFLESLSEPRDEAVGVLLVPRQVPEAAGASEANGPCARPSPPLEQEQNQGVTASEGAVGEAKGGGVVKVVWEGLRATEDCARGVTGPELEAKVEEMVLEAIGDRLEANRPELPSWVKEDRGVVEVVWEGVGGTEGSDSEAAREVGRSPQTAQTSSPRLQEGLEGEASGEGAPRSSPDGFRQGGSGGEEGSFIWVERVTLSEEWEELLVEGLEGPRVPGIMEGGDESPLGLERGGGEETWAMERRRAEELLGTGKKGSAEKAGTEWEGVEIALVAERKGTEEAMKLERRGDEGKVETERECFEGLRATEEPPSAESQETEGPLRAERETGEEPLGVEQSGGEEKLEAGKEVEEPLGVESKTVEGSLRAEKERGEEKLGVEKETEEPLVVEKKGDEEKLEATEEPLMTERKEGEGSLTMERTVDKKPLDAEKKDEDSLKKEATGGEEPLEVKKTQEIKKAVSPEEQRKSGRGNECQAEEVSEAWTPVEAKEGLRPEEGGPQQPQKQEGSLEEEAVKLQTPAEGQDPSGDATPLLAETPAPEQPTECQPLLLVEGPRANPSTHPVPTYAPAQQPEPSAPPEGEEASGPKQKTCQCCVVM; from the exons ACCAATGGCAGAGAGCTCCCTCTACCGTCAGCGATTAGAGGTCATCGCG GAGAAGCGGCGGCTGCAGGAAGAGATCCGTGCGGCGCTcggggagctggaggaggagaagcTCCGCGTGGAGAGGCTCAAG AGAAAGTCTCTTCGGGAGCGGTGGCTAATGGATGGGGCTGAGGCACCTGAGGGACTGGAGGACACCACCTTGCAGGACTCCCAGTCCCCTGAGGGCCAAGCGCAGGCCCGCATCCGGAACCTGGAAGACAGCTTGTTCAC ACTCCAGTCTCAGCTGCAGCTGTTGCAAAGTGCATCTACAGGTGCCCAGCACAAGCCTTCTGGCAGGTTCACCTGGCGCAGGCAG GGTCACCGTCCATCCTCCCAGCCCACCGTGGAAGTAGATACTGCAG GCCAGACTGATCTGAACAAGAGAGCCTCCTTACCAGCTGAACCAGTGGACACATTCCTGGAGTCCCTGTCTGAGCCCAGAGATGAGGCTGTCGGGGTTCTGCTAGTCCCAAGGCAGGTTCCTGAAGCAGCAGGGGCCTCAGAAGCCAATGGCCCTTGCGCAAGACCCAGCCCCCCTCTAGAGCAGGAGCAGAATCAGGGAGTGACAGCATCTGAGGGGGCGGTGGGTGAGGCCAAAGGAGGGGGTGTGGTGAAGGTGGTGTGGGAGGGGCTGAGGGCTACAGAGGACTGTGCCAGGGGGGTCACGGGCCCAGAGCTGGAGGCTAAGGTGGAGGAGATGGTGCTGGAGGCCATTGGGGACAGGCTGGAAGCCAACCGTCCAGAACTCCCATCCTGGGTGAAGGAGGACAGGGGTGTCGTGGAGGTGGTCTGGGAAGGGGTGGGAGGCACAGAGGGCAGTGATTCAGAGGCTGCTAGGGAGGTGGGCAGGAGCCCACAGACTGCGCAGACCAGCTCACCCAGGCTCCAGGAAGGACTAGAGGGAGAAGCTTCTGGGGAAGGGGCTCCCAGGAGCAGCCCTGATGGCTTCAGGCAGGGGGGttctgggggggaggagggatccTTCATTTGGGTGGAGCGTGTGACCCTCAGTGAGGAATGGGAGGAACTTCTGGTGGAGGGGCTGGAAGGGCCAAGGGTACCTGGAATAATGGAGGGAGGAGATGAGAGTCCTCTGGGGttggagagggggggaggggaggaaacctGGGCAATGGAGAGGAGGCGGGCAGAGGAACTGCTGGGCACAGGGAAGAAGGGGAGTGCGGAAAAGGCAGGGACCGAATGGGAAGGAGTGGAGATAGCGCTGGTTGCGGAGAGGAAAGGAACGGAGGAAGCCATGAAgctagagaggagaggagatgaaggaaaggtggagacagagagggaatgcTTTGAGGGGCTGAGGGCCACGGAGGAACCACCGTCAGCAGAAAGCCAGGAAACGGAAGGACCTTTGAGAGCAGAGAGGGAAACAGGTGAGGAGCCATTGGGAGTAGAACAGAGTGGAGGTGAGgaaaagctggaggcagggaaggaagTTGAGGAACCATTGGGAGTAGAGAGCAAGACAGTTGAGGGATCATTAagggcagagaaggaaagaggtgagGAAAAACTCggggtggagaaggaaactgaggaacCCCTGGTtgtagagaagaaaggagatgaagAAAAGCTAGAGGCGACTGAAGAACCACtgatgacagagagaaaggagggggagggatcaTTAACAATGGAGAGAACGGTGGACAAGAAGCCACTGGATGcagagaaaaaagatgaggacTCACTGAAGAAAGAGGCAACGGGAGGTGAGGAGCCATTAGAGGTAAAGAAGACCCAAGAGATCAAGAAAGCTGTGAGTCCAGAAGAGCAAAGAAAGTCAGGAAGAGGAAATGAATGTCAGGCAGAGGAGGTGAGTGAGGCATGGACTCCTGTGGAGGCCAAGGAAGGGCTAAGGCCTGAGGAAGGAGGACCACAGCAGCCCCAGAAGCAGgagggctccctggaggaggaaGCAGTAAAGCTCCAAACTCCTGCTGAGGGCCAGGACCCCTCAGGGGATGCCACCCCTCTCCTGGCAGAGACCCCAGCTCCTGAGCAGCCCACTGAGTGCCAGCCACTGCTTCTAGTGGAGGGGCCGAGGGCCAACCCTAGTACCCACCCTGTGCCCACCTATGCACCTGCCCAGCAACCTGAGCCATCTGCTCCTCCTGAGGGTGAAGAGGCAAGTGGCCCTAAGCAAAAGACGTGCCAGTGTTGTGTGGTGATGTGA